In Populus alba chromosome 9, ASM523922v2, whole genome shotgun sequence, a genomic segment contains:
- the LOC118027582 gene encoding mitogen-activated protein kinase kinase kinase 18 yields MVSWVRGKCVGKGSFGSVNLAFNKQTGAVFAVKTASEANQVQALDNEIKILSSLSSPFIVKFLGDDVSSENSRACRNLHMEYLPGGTVADLASSTQRFADVNEETVRSFTYCIVSALKYIHSRGIVHCDVKGRNILLGHSFDSVKLADFGSAIDATCGEPLLPRGSPLWMAPEVIKREYQGPESDVWSLGCTIIEMVTGKPAWEDHGVDSLSRIGFSNELPELPSQLSVLGQDFLKKCLEREPSKRWSCDQLLEHPFLASVSPNLLGNELSPRCVLDWFHSDFEEDIDVMERGMSSSFENIEVAARNRIGKLVAGGGVNWETKDGWVEVRSCCGHRGRGEEEELGTSSVYYSDSAWISEEGCIKREVCNSIGSELHVDGSNRSISCGICWCGAVCSGRKGGGGLGCHYGSQKVELSVEGCELLVLVGIYRILLCNLLLYLLQFMRTIRHNFILYSKLLLSGLVHACECVCIQLCFQSSHGVVLLFTGCRATILTYS; encoded by the coding sequence ATGGTTTCTTGGGTTAGAGGAAAGTGCGTAGGCAAAGGCTCGTTTGGCTCCGTCAACTTGGCTTTCAACAAACAAACTGGTGCCGTTTTCGCCGTGAAGACTGCCAGTGAAGCAAATCAAGTTCAAGCGTTAGACAACGAAATCAAGATTCTAAGCTCGCTGTCTTCTCCTTTTATAGTTAAATTCCTCGGCGACGACGTCTCGTCTGAGAACTCGAGAGCTTGTCGGAATCTTCACATGGAGTACTTGCCCGGCGGCACCGTTGCTGACCTGGCTTCATCAACTCAACGTTTCGCTGATGTGAACGAGGAGACTGTTCGGTCATTTACCTACTGTATAGTCTCTGCTTTGAAGTACATACACTCAAGAGGTATTGTTCACTGTGATGTTAAAGGACGGAATATTCTATTGGGTCACAGTTTCGATTCCGTTAAACTAGCAGATTTCGGGTCCGCGATTGACGCCACATGCGGCGAGCCTCTCTTGCCCCGTGGAAGTCCGTTATGGATGGCTCCGGAGGTGATTAAACGAGAATACCAGGGACCGGAAAGTGACGTTTGGTCTCTGGGCTGCACAATTATCGAGATGGTCACTGGAAAACCGGCCTGGGAGGATCACGGGGTTGACTCACTAAGTCGAATCGGGTTTTCAAACGAGTTGCCCGAGTTGCCGAGTCAGTTGTCTGTACTCGGTCAGGATTTTTTGAAGAAGTGTTTGGAGAGGGAACCAAGTAAGCGGTGGAGCTGTGATCAGCTACTGGAGCATCCATTCTTAGCTTCCGTGAGTCCTAATTTGTTGGGCAACGAATTGTCTCCACGTTGCGTGCTTGATTGGTTTCATTCAGATTTCGAGGAAGATATTGACGTCATGGAACGTGGGATGAGTTCGAGTTTTGAGAATATTGAGGTTGCGGCTAGAAATAGGATTGGTAAATTGGTGGCAGGTGGAGGGGTAAATTGGGAAACAAAAGATGGCTGGGTGGAGGTGAGGAGCTGTTGCGGGCATCGTGGAAGAGGAGAGGAGGAAGAATTGGGGACAAGTTCGGTATACTATTCTGATTCGGCGTGGATAAGTGAGGAAGGGTGTATAAAACGGGAAGTTTGTAATTCCATTGGCAGTGAATTACACGTTGATGGGTCTAACAGGTCGATCTCTTGTGGAATTTGCTGGTGTGGTGCGGTGTGCTCGGGCAGGAAAGGGGGTGGTGGTTTGGGTTGTCATTACGGGTCGCAAAAGGTGGAGCTATCGGTGGAGGGGTGTGAGTTGCTGGTGTTGGTCGGGATTTACCGCATATTGTTGTGTAATTTGTTATTGTATTTACTGCAATTTATGAGAACAATAAgacataattttattctttactcTAAACTTTTATTATCGGGTTTAGTTCATGCATGTGAATGCGTGTGTATCCAGCTGTGTTTTCAGTCCAGCCATGGAGTTGTTCTGCTCTTTACAGGGTGTAGAGCTACTATTCTGACATATAGTTAG